DNA from Prunus persica cultivar Lovell chromosome G6, Prunus_persica_NCBIv2, whole genome shotgun sequence:
ATATTGTGTTTCTCTacgtaattttatattaaacgTTTGATTTGTTCACCGATTTGACTTAGTGCCACTGTGCCATATAAACATAAGATACTTTTTTGGAGGGTAAATATACTCTCAGATGAAAACAGGAGCAAttcagtttcaatttttcGGGTCCTACTCAAGGAAATAGCTTTTGTAATGTTTTATTAATATACATCATTTGTAGCTGGTTTTCCCATGTATCTCTAAACTATTCAAGCAGCCATAGACAGTAGAATACCAATTACAATATAACTCTGgcaatttcaataaaaaataaaatcctctTATTGATGCCTATGGTGATGTTTAACTTTCAACACGCATAAACGAAAATGCCAGTCTCAAACTTCCATGAATTCCAATATGTGAATGAAGGCAGATGCCTTGGGGAGGAGGGGAGACTAAGAGCACCAAAACAACCCCCGAGTCTGCAATTAGAAATGATACAGTAAAATATagaatacaacaacaaaaataatcagTAACCAAGTTAGACAAGTTGAAGCCCACCACCAACAACCAATCCATACATGAAtcctttataaaaataattatatcacACACAGATCAAAAGCAGGGAAGCAAACCCTCTCAgctttcagaccaaaaaaagaagaagaaaaaccctCTCAGCTTTTTGATTTGGAATGCTTTACAAGCCAATCGATAACTGAGTCAATGTTGGTTGAGTTCTTGCATGAGATCATGAAGCAGCAAACTTCTCTATCAGTAATTGACTTCAGTCCCCTGCACGGCACAATTCCATAATCAGTACCAAAACatgtcttctttttcctttttgattgGGAGGTATACGAAAATACATGCTGCAAATAAGTTTAGTGAAAAAGGTTTCAATAACAAAAGCATAATGTGCCTTACATTTCATCAGTCAAAGCCTGTTTACTCAGAGCCCCCGGCTTGTCAATCTTGTTGCCCAGGACCAGCAACGGGATCCCACTTAGTGAGCTTTTGCTCAGCAAATCATGAAGTTCACTTTTTGAGACGCTCAAGTTATCTGGATCCGCAGCATCAACAACATAACTGCAGCAAACAAGAGGTTGGAAAACTTTTAGTCTTCATAATACTAGGATCAATTCAACTGAATCATCAGTCAATGTATTGTTTTGAGTCTTTGACACTTGAACTATCGACACACGTGGGGCCATTAACCAGAACATTAGACTATCAGCTAAAGGTTTTGACAAACAcaagaaaagattaaataGTACACAGCAGTTACAAGCAAGCAAACAATGCAGGAGAGGCAATATTTAAGCATGAGAAAGGAGGAGGCACGGGGGAAGCACGGCAGCAGCAACGAAGAAAGCAACCCATTGAAACTCAAAACTAGTGATAATACAGTTTAAGCCCACAATTCCCAATAGATATTCGTGACTTCCTTATCATCGCATCACTGCTCATGCTTGACATTACTGAATGAGACATCTAGCGTAGTAAACAAGCAATCCAAACTGGTAACACAAAAGAGAACATCAGcttataagaaaataaaggttTGAGGACGAGGTATACAATTTTAACACAAACACGAAAAGGCCATCCCATCATCTATCTTTTGATTTGGTAATTTTTTCCACAAATAAAGTTTATGCTCATTTAGAGAGTTCTCCAAAAGTAAAGTCAATTGAGATGGGAAATTGTTCATACACTATAGCAGAAACGGCACGACAGTATCGCTCCCACATGCTACGGAACCTGGGTTGACCTCCAAGATCCCACAACTTTATCGTAACATTCCCTTTGGTTACCTTCTTCATATTAAATCCTACCTGAAAATTGAATTGCATGACCACACTGTCAATAATTAATTCAATTAATCCTAGAAGCTATTCATAAGTGGTACAAGCATTTGGTGATAGAACATTGTTTAATTGCAATTACAACTCTTTTGAAAACATTACTCACCGTAGGAATCATGTCTTCGCTGTATCCGCCCGTCTAAGAACAAAAATCCATTTTTCAACACATCAGCCCAAACAAGTAGACAACTAGGAAAGAAACATTAATCCAAAGTAATTGTGCTTATTTACTTACTGCAACAACATTTACAAGAGAGGTCTTTCCAGCATTCTGAAGTCCTATCAAAGATAGCTCCATTTCCTGCTTGAAAAAGAGGCTGTAATCACATGCAATAACGTAAGTGTAGGCAGTGTGAATCACTGATACATTGAGGTAAgacaaacaaatttaaatatagAACACACAATGTTGCCCGAAATTTATCCATAATAGCACAAAAGGGTATAtatatggagagagagagagagagagagagagagagagagagagagagttttataCTTATCAAGCATTTGGTAGGTATAAAGTGATATTATTCAAAGCACATGATATTGCTAAATCCAAAAAAGCTCTAATTTCTATCATTCTGCAACATCAGAAATCCAACTGTCGTTTCCCTCTACCAATCCTTTAGCAGCTAAATTCAAGCATCTGTCTCAAATTCTGGAAACTATAATTGCCTCAATGCCAAAAAGCAGCATAAAGCACATTAACAGCCTCTACAACAACCATCACGATGCTTCAAGCATATATCTACAAAACTTGGTGCCTAATTCATCTCTGTAATTCAaaccaaagcaaaaaaaaaatatatatatatatatatatatacacaaataaaCAGCAATCATTCCTAGGCTCCTAGCCAAAAGACACAATCCAGAATCTACAGTATCAAAAGGGAAAATTCTGGGCAGAAATAGCAAAAGGGAAGCAAACCCGCAAGtaaaaacttttaaaatatcCGTTTGGTTATCAAACAAAAAGACATTGACAGAATTCCAGgggggaaaaaacaaaaggcttggtaaaaactaaaaaggagCAAAAGGAGCCAATTTtcagcttctttcttttgggtttcctTTCCCATCATCTCTTTACAAAAACCAAAGCCAATAAGCATTcaagcaaaataaattaacaacTTGAAATCAAAGTTTCATTCAAAATTGCTACTTTTAAACCCAAAGCACAAGGATAAGCTAGAGCAAAGTCCCAAATTCCCGAGACAAATGTATGAAAACTGGATCACATAACAACCCAAAAAGATTGAGAATTGAAGAAAGAGATGGAGGAGCTAACCTACGGAGCCAGTTGAGAAAAGCTTCCCACAAACCCATTAATGATGAATCTTTGATTTCGCGCGGAGAGATAATAgactctgagagagagagagagagagagagagagagagagagagatctatAAACACACACACTCAGCCTTTATATTATTGGGAAGCTTTCCCTCCCTGTTTTGGTTTTCCTTCCTCCCTACCAATCCCACTTTtcataaatacaaattatatGATTGCTCTGTCCCCTCTGTCTTTGTTTTTGATCTGAATTCCAAATTTAATTCTACCCGGTACCCCAATGAGTGAATCTGTGAGAATTCGCTTGTCTTAGTGTCCAGTGAGATCTTGACCGTCCAGATATGAAGTGGGACCCGATTGTACAGACGGCTAAGATTGATTTAAGACTGGCCTATCGATGGCCGTACGTGCCGGTTACGAGGACCAATCAGATGAAGATTCCACTGTTTTAGAAGGGTTTTACTAACCGTGCTGTCGGTAGTTGCGAGTGAATAATACGGACCAATGGGAAGGTGACTTGGTTTGACGTGGCGAAATATTAGTGGATGTAGAGTTTATGAAGCCGCATATGACTGTTGTTATATGCGCGGCTCGATGTGGAGGAAGTTTCGAGTGGCAGAGAAAGCCAAATGAGGCCACCTGGTACAGTTGTCTTGTATGTGTTGGGTTTTGGGGTTAATACTTACGACTCTAAGCACAGCAGGTACTGAGAGCccattgtaatttgtatcatTTGGAGCTTTGCTGCTTCATTCATCATCCAGGCCGTATAGTTGCTGTCAatgttattttccttttaatacagctgccaattttttttttctttctcatttttgtttgCAATTGAAAActtcattaataaaatagaTCTGAAATCATCACATAAAAAGGAGACAATCGAACGAATATATGATGCATAAGTTAGAATGTTGTTTTATTAACAAGGTCGAGGATTCAAATTTATGACTTTTTCAATATTTGAAAGAGAAATAACACTAAACTAGAAGTTGGTTGATAATAGATAAGTTTGACAAAAACTGAATTTTGTTCAAGCATAAGCCCACCACAAAAGTAGGGAAACAATGGCTCAATAAAACAAGCCAAACTGCTACCGAACATAGAAAAAGCTCATATCATATCTCAATATAAATTTGGTAAAACCATCTACAAGGGCATATTTGATTCACATGATGAatttttcagaaataaaattcacatatcTAATTCGAAGAGATAAGAATGGAAGAGTTTCATTTCCATGTCTGGAATGCCGAAAAATAGGATTCTTATTCCCATATTTAGTTTGCACAATGTAGGAATTAAGATTTGTTCAATTTTCTTATAATACCCTTcattttcattcaaatatatttaatgttTGCAATGGTCCAAAGTGGTATTTGAACCCCATGACTAGGGACGGATTTATATTGTGGGTTGTATAGGCtacaaaattttttttgctacACAAATGGGACGGATTCATGTACACCTATCACTCACCCTCCACAAATCACAATTTTTCTGCTAATCAATTAACCCGGATTAGGGATGGTAATTTTCCCTGCGGGTAAGGATCTTCACAGGGATTCGACCCTATTGGGTCGGTATGAAGGATAAAAAAGAGGTATGGGGATGGATACGGGGAATTTTTTGAGTATGGCGTTTGGGGAGGGGCGGGGATGGTGTTTTAATCCCCGACCCGAACCTTCTCcatttagaatatatataatagtatgTATAAATATGATATTAAAGTTTTAGTCAATATGTAAACATTCTTATATtgttttatatgtatatattatatatatccattatcttgccctaatcttatatttttttcttaacaaagtagttttatattagttttttcttctataatGGGGTGGGTCGGGGAATCCATTCCCCAAAGAAGGTGGGGATGGAGAATCCCCGATATGAATATTGCGGGTATGAAGGCAGGGATGGGTGAAAAAAACTTAATGGGGATGAGGATGGGAATGGCATACCCACCCCTGATTCGACTCATTGTCATCCCTAACCTGGAGGAGGCAAGTATTTTCCAATTAACCCAACATTCCGTTTTATGTAGTAAATGGTAGTCAAACTGTAAAATGACTGTCGGTGAAAGGCacttaaaaatatattgattATCTGAATGATCaggtttgaagaaaaagaaacaaatatttgCTGAAATATAACAGAGAGATCAAGATTTTTCCTTTGTTAATGATTTCCATT
Protein-coding regions in this window:
- the LOC18771948 gene encoding ADP-ribosylation factor-like protein 8a, translating into MGLWEAFLNWLRSLFFKQEMELSLIGLQNAGKTSLVNVVATGGYSEDMIPTVGFNMKKVTKGNVTIKLWDLGGQPRFRSMWERYCRAVSAIVYVVDAADPDNLSVSKSELHDLLSKSSLSGIPLLVLGNKIDKPGALSKQALTDEMGLKSITDREVCCFMISCKNSTNIDSVIDWLVKHSKSKS